A portion of the Punica granatum isolate Tunisia-2019 chromosome 7, ASM765513v2, whole genome shotgun sequence genome contains these proteins:
- the LOC116213956 gene encoding uncharacterized protein LOC116213956 gives MKLKAVRFVGSVGGLSSSSSSFLRLPPRFFLFPHQRPRSISSSAALSSVPRLRLSSSSTTWPPTSHSHSHSHSLLPQLPLFLRPPKYAASLSDLQIWHDWAKSLAASVGSTFLDSDNGPHSSLLCRELGWLLEDALPEGTDPSSLLSQMRLGAPTDRVKLKVGIRDLYSLWRRRIEERRPFQYIVGCEHWRDLVLSVQEGVLIPRPETEILVDLVADAVVSKVNARLNDRVWADLGTGSGAIAIGIARALGSGGCRKVIATDLSSVAAQVASFNVQRYGLQDIIEVREGSWFEPLKEFQGKLTGLVSNPPYIPSMNIPGLQAEVGKHEPRLALDGGADGLDDLLHLCHGAASMLRPGGYFAFETNGERQCKFLVDYMENELKGSFLDIQVVSDFAGFQRFVTGFRQ, from the exons atgaaattgaaggCGGTAAGATTCGTTGGTTCGGTTGGGGGTTtatcctcttcctcctcctccttcctccgACTTCCACCTcgtttcttcctcttcccccACCAACGCCCACGGAGCATATCCTCCTCTGCTGCTCTATCTTCAGTCCCCCGGCTCCggctctcctcctcctccaccactTGGCCTCCAACCTCTCACTCTCACTCTCACTCTCACTCCCTGCTGCCGCAACTTCCCCTATTCCTCAGGCCCCCCAAGTACGCTGCCTCTCTCTCCGACCTCCAGATATGGCACGATTGGGCCAAGTCCCTGGCCGCCTCGGTGGGCTCCACCTTCCTCGACTCTGACAACGGACCCCACTCCTCCCTCCTCTGCAGAGAGCTCGGGTGGCTCCTAGAGGACGCCCTCCCAGAAGGCACCGACCCTTCTTCACTGCTTAGCCAGATGCGGCTGGGCGCCCCAACAGATCGAGTTAAGCTCAAGGTCGGCATCCGGGATCTCTACAGTCTTTGGAGGCGGAGGATTGAAGAGAGGAGGCCCTTCCAGTATATAGTTGGGTGCGAGCATTGGAGGGATTTGGTTCTGTCCGTCCAGGAAGGGGTCTTGATCCCAAGGCCTGAAACGGAGATCCTCGTCGATTTGGTCGCAGATGCCGTCGTCTCTAAGGTCAACGCACGATTGAACGACAGAGTGTGGGCTGATTTGGGGACTGGCAGTGGGGCCATTGCCATAGGAATTGCGAGAGCTCTAGGGAGCGGCGGCTGCCGTAAGGTCATTGCCACGGATCTGAGCTCAGTGGCTGCTCAAGTTGCTTCCTTTAACGTGCAGAGATATGGATTGCAG GACATAATTGAGGTGAGGGAAGGGTCCTGGTTTGAGCCCCTGAAGGAATTCCAAGGAAAACTGACGGGTCTTGTGAGCAACCCACCTTACATACCGAGCATGAATATACCGGGATTACAGGCTGAAGTCGGGAAACATGAACCGAGACTTGCACTCGATGGTGGTGCCGATGGCCTGGACGATCTTCTCCATCTCTGTCATGGTGCCGCTTCGATGTTGAGGCCAGGCGGATACTTTGCTTTCGAG ACAAACGGTGAAAGGCAGTGCAAGTTTCTTGTAGATTACATGGAGAACGAGCTCAAAGGAAGCTTCTTGGACATTCAAGTTGTCTCTGATTTTGCTGGTTTCCAGAGATTTGTAACCGGGTTCCGGCAATGA
- the LOC116213957 gene encoding heavy metal-associated isoprenylated plant protein 41-like isoform X3, producing MTPYSSNHCILSVGEEIQEGKIKLRDFEGAGSFLDTWSFYGEEDNRLMIKCHASSNGEVHVSHKISPPFSNWNIEVIASQNFLELIECMEFRKEDYPEYNHKKGAGSRCDKPFPLGACSTFKFGLSY from the exons ATGACGCCCTACTCATCAAACCACTGCATACT ATCAGTTGGTGAAGAAATTCAAGAAGGCAAAATCAAACTTAGGGATTTTGAAGGAGCTGGGAGCTTCCTTGACACATGGA GCTTCTATGGGGAGGAAGACAATAGGCTTATGATCAA GTGCCATGCTTCTTCCAATGGTGAAGTACATGTAAGCCACAAAATCAGTCCTCCCTTCAGCAATTGGAATATCGAGGTCATTGCGTCCCAGAATTTTCTGGAACTGATTGAGTGCATGGAGTTTAGAAAGGAAGACTACCCTGAATATAACCATAAGAAAGGAGCTGGTTCGAGGTGTGACAAACCATTtcccctgggtgcctgtagcaCCTTCAAGTTCGGATTGTCGTACTAA
- the LOC116213957 gene encoding heavy metal-associated isoprenylated plant protein 41-like isoform X1: MTPYSSNHCILLVGEFSFSKGLAMAMAFGSASNIHATSYDTYVGEEIQEGKIKLRDFEGAGSFLDTWSFYGEEDNRLMIKCHASSNGEVHVSHKISPPFSNWNIEVIASQNFLELIECMEFRKEDYPEYNHKKGAGSRCDKPFPLGACSTFKFGLSY, from the exons ATGACGCCCTACTCATCAAACCACTGCATACTGTTAGTGGGTGAATTCTCTTTCTCTAAAGGCTTGGCTATGGCTATGGCTTTTGGCTCCGCCTCCAACATTCATGCTACTTCTTATGATACCTAcg TTGGTGAAGAAATTCAAGAAGGCAAAATCAAACTTAGGGATTTTGAAGGAGCTGGGAGCTTCCTTGACACATGGA GCTTCTATGGGGAGGAAGACAATAGGCTTATGATCAA GTGCCATGCTTCTTCCAATGGTGAAGTACATGTAAGCCACAAAATCAGTCCTCCCTTCAGCAATTGGAATATCGAGGTCATTGCGTCCCAGAATTTTCTGGAACTGATTGAGTGCATGGAGTTTAGAAAGGAAGACTACCCTGAATATAACCATAAGAAAGGAGCTGGTTCGAGGTGTGACAAACCATTtcccctgggtgcctgtagcaCCTTCAAGTTCGGATTGTCGTACTAA
- the LOC116213957 gene encoding heavy metal-associated isoprenylated plant protein 41-like isoform X2: MTPYSSNHCILLVVGEEIQEGKIKLRDFEGAGSFLDTWSFYGEEDNRLMIKCHASSNGEVHVSHKISPPFSNWNIEVIASQNFLELIECMEFRKEDYPEYNHKKGAGSRCDKPFPLGACSTFKFGLSY, from the exons ATGACGCCCTACTCATCAAACCACTGCATACTGTTAGTGG TTGGTGAAGAAATTCAAGAAGGCAAAATCAAACTTAGGGATTTTGAAGGAGCTGGGAGCTTCCTTGACACATGGA GCTTCTATGGGGAGGAAGACAATAGGCTTATGATCAA GTGCCATGCTTCTTCCAATGGTGAAGTACATGTAAGCCACAAAATCAGTCCTCCCTTCAGCAATTGGAATATCGAGGTCATTGCGTCCCAGAATTTTCTGGAACTGATTGAGTGCATGGAGTTTAGAAAGGAAGACTACCCTGAATATAACCATAAGAAAGGAGCTGGTTCGAGGTGTGACAAACCATTtcccctgggtgcctgtagcaCCTTCAAGTTCGGATTGTCGTACTAA